From BD1-7 clade bacterium, one genomic window encodes:
- the ubiC gene encoding Chorismate pyruvate-lyase yields MFNSLGWYDQRQFSLQQLPASVRPWLLDTSSLTARLVAASHGNFRVQVLRQSWRLPTQNEAQALGIPPRQHALIREVLLLCHDTPWVYARSVIPAASFTGRLRFLRRLQDSALGALLFKAPNLSRSRFDIAVIRKHNQPSALHRVTNGATVYGRRSLFHIYGKQLLVAEIFLPACELGQLPPSR; encoded by the coding sequence ATGTTCAACAGCTTGGGCTGGTATGACCAGCGACAGTTTTCCTTGCAGCAACTGCCGGCCAGTGTCAGGCCGTGGCTGCTGGACACATCGTCGCTGACTGCTCGCTTAGTTGCAGCCAGCCACGGCAATTTCCGAGTTCAAGTACTCCGTCAGAGCTGGCGTTTGCCGACACAAAATGAAGCACAGGCACTGGGTATTCCGCCACGACAGCATGCCCTGATTCGTGAAGTATTATTGCTGTGCCACGACACCCCGTGGGTGTATGCCCGTAGTGTCATCCCTGCCGCCAGCTTCACCGGGCGCTTACGCTTTTTACGGCGTTTGCAAGACAGCGCTCTGGGCGCTTTGCTATTTAAAGCCCCGAACTTGAGTCGAAGCCGTTTTGATATTGCGGTGATTCGAAAACACAACCAACCCAGCGCATTGCATCGTGTGACTAACGGCGCAACCGTTTATGGTCGCCGCTCACTGTTCCATATTTATGGTAAACAGCTGCTGGTCGCCGAAATTTTCCTACCAGCCTGTGAACTGGGCCAGTTGCCCCCGTCGAGATAA
- a CDS encoding Uncharacterised protein (UPF0246 protein YaaA), translating to MLMLISPAKSLDFESPLATQTHTQPDFLPQSQQLIDELRELSPPAIQTLMKISPQLADLNFGRFLNWQTPFTQDNSRQALLAFTGDVYQGLDVSSFSEEDFNFTQQHLRILSGLYGVLKPLDLMQPYRLEMGTKFANSQGKNLYEFWGEQVTDYLNQQLAAQGADTLVNLASNEYYKSVKPKLLNATIVTPVFKDFKNDQYKIISFYAKKARGMMAAYIIKNRITDDQSIKDFDIGGYYFSAEASSDKEWVFLRDGAE from the coding sequence ATGTTGATGTTGATATCACCGGCGAAATCGCTGGATTTTGAATCCCCGTTGGCAACACAAACACATACCCAACCGGATTTTTTGCCGCAAAGTCAGCAGCTCATTGATGAACTGCGAGAACTGAGCCCACCGGCGATTCAAACGTTGATGAAAATCAGCCCACAGCTGGCCGATCTCAACTTTGGTCGTTTTTTGAACTGGCAAACTCCCTTTACGCAAGATAACAGCCGTCAGGCGCTATTGGCGTTTACTGGCGATGTTTATCAAGGGCTGGATGTCAGCAGCTTCAGTGAAGAAGATTTTAATTTTACCCAGCAGCACTTGCGCATATTGTCTGGCCTTTATGGGGTGCTAAAACCGTTAGATTTGATGCAGCCGTATCGATTGGAAATGGGCACGAAATTTGCCAATAGCCAAGGCAAAAATTTGTATGAGTTTTGGGGCGAGCAAGTCACTGACTATTTAAACCAGCAATTGGCAGCCCAAGGTGCTGATACGCTGGTCAACCTGGCATCAAACGAATACTACAAATCGGTGAAACCGAAATTGTTAAACGCGACAATTGTGACGCCGGTATTTAAAGACTTCAAAAACGATCAATACAAGATCATCAGCTTTTACGCCAAAAAAGCGCGTGGCATGATGGCGGCTTATATCATTAAAAACCGCATTACCGATGATCAATCCATCAAGGATTTTGATATTGGGGGTTATTACTTCAGCGCCGAAGCATCGTCCGATAAAGAATGGGTATTTTTGCGCGACGGCGCAGAGTGA
- the rubB gene encoding Rubredoxin-NAD(+) reductase yields MAQWECIVCGWVYDEAKGDPDNGVAPGTKWDDVPESWLCPDCCVGKEDFELLEGSESSPAEEAAEEEHKDDKPIVIIGSGLAGYNLVKEFRKADKETPVIVITSDDGRNYSKPMLSTGFTKGQDADALAMSDAGSMAKQFHCSVWTMTRVTNIDTAKQTITVGGATHIDYSKLVIAWGAEVIRPAMEGDALDQVYSINDLMDYAEFRTAIKKQDVKKVAIIGGGLIGSEFTNDLINGEFETETVDPMGYCLPTLLPEQAGKSVQNALEAKGAKFHFGPLENGDFGPVATAVNKSDNGVVVSLNNGKTIEADVVVSAVGVRPRIELAQAAGIECNRGVVANRFLETSAKNVYTLGDCAEINGHVLFYVAPLMAGARALAKTLAGTPTEVSYPAMPVTIKTPACPXVVSPAPRDAEGEWNIEQDGNNVVAEFRNAAGELLGFALTGEGTKQKMRLQKELPAIMA; encoded by the coding sequence ATGGCTCAATGGGAATGTATAGTTTGTGGCTGGGTCTACGATGAAGCAAAAGGCGATCCGGATAATGGCGTAGCGCCGGGAACCAAATGGGATGACGTGCCCGAGTCATGGTTGTGCCCAGACTGTTGTGTTGGTAAAGAAGATTTCGAATTGCTTGAAGGCAGCGAAAGCTCACCGGCCGAAGAAGCCGCTGAAGAAGAGCACAAAGATGACAAGCCGATTGTTATTATCGGTTCAGGTCTTGCTGGCTACAACCTAGTGAAAGAATTCCGTAAAGCGGATAAAGAAACACCAGTTATCGTCATCACCTCTGATGATGGTCGTAACTACTCTAAGCCAATGCTGTCGACTGGCTTTACTAAAGGTCAGGATGCTGACGCTCTGGCAATGTCTGATGCTGGCTCTATGGCCAAGCAGTTCCATTGCAGCGTTTGGACCATGACGCGTGTTACTAACATTGATACTGCGAAGCAAACTATCACTGTTGGCGGTGCTACACACATTGATTACAGCAAGCTGGTTATTGCTTGGGGTGCTGAAGTTATTCGCCCAGCGATGGAAGGTGATGCGTTGGATCAGGTTTACTCGATCAATGATTTGATGGATTACGCTGAATTCCGCACAGCAATCAAAAAACAAGACGTTAAGAAAGTCGCAATCATTGGTGGCGGCCTGATCGGTAGTGAATTCACTAACGATTTGATTAACGGTGAGTTTGAAACAGAAACCGTTGACCCTATGGGTTACTGCTTGCCAACACTGTTGCCTGAGCAAGCCGGTAAATCTGTACAAAATGCATTGGAAGCCAAAGGTGCTAAGTTCCACTTCGGTCCATTAGAGAATGGCGATTTCGGTCCGGTTGCAACGGCTGTGAATAAATCTGACAACGGCGTTGTTGTATCACTGAACAACGGTAAGACTATCGAAGCCGATGTTGTTGTTTCTGCTGTTGGCGTGCGTCCGCGTATCGAACTGGCACAAGCGGCAGGTATTGAATGTAACCGTGGTGTTGTTGCTAACCGTTTCCTGGAAACCTCAGCCAAGAATGTTTACACCTTGGGTGATTGTGCTGAAATCAACGGCCATGTGTTGTTCTACGTTGCTCCGTTGATGGCTGGCGCACGTGCTCTGGCGAAAACGCTGGCAGGTACACCAACAGAAGTTAGCTATCCAGCAATGCCTGTTACCATCAAAACTCCTGCATGCCCGGNTGTTGTTTCTCCAGCGCCGCGTGACGCTGAAGGTGAATGGAACATTGAGCAAGACGGTAATAATGTGGTTGCTGAATTCCGTAACGCTGCTGGCGAACTGTTAGGCTTTGCACTAACTGGTGAAGGCACGAAACAGAAAATGCGTCTGCAAAAAGAGCTGCCTGCCATTATGGCGTAG
- the dctM_1 gene encoding C4-dicarboxylate TRAP transporter large permease protein DctM, whose product MTNMIAIYLFLAVCLLLMFGFPVAFTLAGTALAFATFGIYMGWFDPGYIQALPERIFGVMNNETLVAVPLFILMGVLLEKSRVAERLLNNMAQLMGNVPGGLGISVVLVGMLLAASTGIVGATVVTMGLISLPSMLKNQYSPSLATGTICATGTLGQIIPPSIALVLLGDILSSAYNQAQLAQGVFNPKTLSIGELFVGAIVPGMMLVTGYIAYIILHTWKSPNAVTTETIKHQSIWQLLAGLLPPIFLIVLVLGSIVSGAATPTEAAGVGAFGALGLALLSKQMTLQAMQDSFTTTLKVTSMVFMILIGAAVFSLVFRGFGGDELVQQAFEHLPGGKYGALFVVMLLIFLLGFILDFIEITFVVVPIVGPILLMMDIDPIWLGIMIALNLQTSFLTPPFGFALFYLRGVAPPDIATRQIYRGVLPFIAIQLLVLLLLVMFPQLVTWLPGQLMG is encoded by the coding sequence ATGACTAACATGATCGCGATTTATCTATTTTTGGCCGTTTGCCTGCTGTTGATGTTTGGTTTTCCGGTCGCCTTTACCTTGGCCGGTACCGCTCTTGCTTTCGCTACCTTCGGCATTTACATGGGCTGGTTCGACCCCGGTTACATTCAAGCCCTACCTGAACGCATCTTCGGAGTAATGAACAACGAAACCCTCGTCGCCGTTCCCTTGTTTATTCTGATGGGCGTATTGCTAGAAAAATCACGCGTCGCCGAGCGTTTACTCAATAACATGGCGCAATTGATGGGCAATGTTCCCGGTGGTCTGGGCATCTCAGTAGTCTTGGTCGGGATGTTGCTGGCCGCCAGCACCGGTATCGTTGGTGCGACGGTCGTAACGATGGGGCTGATCTCTCTGCCTTCGATGCTGAAAAATCAATACAGCCCATCACTGGCAACCGGCACGATCTGCGCCACCGGTACGCTTGGCCAAATCATTCCACCTTCGATTGCCCTGGTATTACTCGGTGACATTCTTTCCTCGGCCTATAACCAGGCACAGCTGGCGCAAGGGGTGTTCAACCCAAAGACGCTGTCGATCGGTGAGTTATTTGTCGGGGCTATTGTTCCCGGCATGATGCTGGTTACCGGCTATATCGCCTACATCATTTTACACACGTGGAAGAGCCCCAATGCCGTGACAACGGAGACGATTAAACACCAGTCAATCTGGCAGCTACTGGCCGGGCTGTTGCCCCCCATATTCCTGATTGTGCTGGTATTGGGCTCCATTGTCAGTGGTGCCGCCACCCCAACCGAAGCCGCTGGGGTTGGTGCCTTCGGCGCCTTAGGGTTGGCGTTATTATCCAAACAAATGACATTGCAGGCCATGCAAGATAGTTTTACCACCACCCTTAAAGTCACCTCGATGGTCTTTATGATTCTGATCGGCGCAGCGGTGTTTTCACTGGTGTTTCGCGGGTTTGGTGGGGATGAACTGGTACAACAGGCGTTTGAACACTTACCGGGCGGCAAATATGGCGCTTTATTTGTAGTGATGTTACTGATTTTTTTGCTGGGTTTTATTCTCGATTTTATCGAAATTACCTTTGTGGTGGTGCCGATCGTTGGCCCGATTCTATTGATGATGGATATCGACCCGATTTGGCTCGGCATTATGATCGCCTTGAATCTACAAACGTCCTTCCTAACGCCACCCTTCGGCTTTGCACTGTTTTACCTGCGTGGCGTGGCACCGCCAGATATCGCCACACGCCAGATTTACCGTGGTGTTCTGCCCTTTATCGCCATCCAGCTACTGGTATTGTTGTTACTGGTTATGTTCCCACAACTAGTCACTTGGCTACCCGGCCAGTTGATGGGCTAA
- the ubiA gene encoding 4-hydroxybenzoate octaprenyltransferase has product MILQKAHIHHYLDLMRFDRPIGTYLLLWPTLWSLWLAADGIPSIPNLVIFTIGVFLMRSAGCVINDYADRNIDGHVERTQHRPLAAGLVSTDEALMLCVALVSAAFVLVLFTNWLTVGLSFGGVLLAGCYPFMKRYTYFPQVFLGAAFSWAVIMAFAAETGDVPKEAWIIYVAVTVWTVVYDTFYAMVDRDDDLKIGVKSTAILFGDFDRLITAVLQLFVVFALLLIGYRFHMGIVYYLSTIIAACLFAYQQFLIIDYDHDKCFKAFLNNNWVGAVLFVGIAVDYAVR; this is encoded by the coding sequence ATGATTTTGCAGAAAGCCCATATCCACCACTATCTGGATCTGATGCGGTTTGACCGGCCCATCGGCACCTATTTATTACTTTGGCCCACACTGTGGAGCCTTTGGTTAGCCGCTGACGGCATCCCGAGTATTCCTAACTTGGTGATTTTCACCATAGGTGTGTTTCTAATGCGTTCAGCCGGATGCGTGATTAATGACTACGCCGACCGCAATATAGATGGCCATGTCGAACGCACGCAGCATCGCCCACTTGCCGCTGGGTTAGTGAGCACTGACGAAGCACTGATGCTATGCGTTGCGCTGGTATCCGCAGCTTTTGTGCTGGTCTTGTTTACCAACTGGCTAACCGTCGGATTGTCATTCGGCGGGGTATTATTGGCCGGCTGTTATCCGTTTATGAAGCGCTATACGTATTTCCCACAGGTCTTTCTTGGAGCTGCATTTTCTTGGGCAGTTATCATGGCGTTTGCTGCAGAAACCGGCGATGTTCCTAAGGAGGCGTGGATTATTTACGTCGCGGTCACCGTCTGGACAGTGGTTTACGATACGTTTTACGCCATGGTTGATCGTGATGATGATCTGAAAATCGGCGTCAAATCTACCGCTATTCTATTTGGTGACTTTGATCGACTGATCACGGCCGTGCTGCAACTTTTCGTGGTCTTTGCACTGCTATTGATCGGCTACCGGTTTCATATGGGCATTGTGTACTATCTCAGTACCATTATTGCGGCTTGTTTGTTCGCCTATCAGCAGTTTTTAATCATCGACTACGACCATGATAAGTGCTTCAAGGCGTTTTTAAACAATAACTGGGTTGGTGCCGTGCTGTTTGTTGGTATCGCCGTCGATTATGCCGTGCGCTAG